The following coding sequences are from one Caminibacter pacificus window:
- a CDS encoding DUF4062 domain-containing protein — MKKVWRVFVSSTFEDFRLERALLQKFVFPKIKKEAIKKGVEFFPIDLRWGVPQEAQIDQRTMDICLGEVERATTEPRPDFLLLSGDRYGWVPLPRVIEKEEFEAIINKLKELNKNIDILEKWYELDYNQIPSSYILKSRDEVIDKNYKEWENWEKVENDIKKLLQLAVKKLNLDEEKKEKYFISATHQEFRTFLNHIGKDNIQNHIFAIMREFEDKDEITDKKLVEDTSELKNFKDEIKKNLKNENLKEENICETSVSVEIYKKVDEIEELIEKSENFNEFIEKLNDDEIKKYFIKLKEFVKNKLLQSVQNYDFNELSEEELQEDFLNHLLSKSFIGRDKEMKEVYERIKRGEDILIVGEGGVGKSAFMANLINKAKEDKLNVKYVFVGATQNSILCEDIVKFIENVEDNSIVFIDAFDQIKFDKNCNINKFFDAIRNKKAQFVISKLNNKQTLNLKNFEKFPLQDISKDEAKDLLKILLKKENRTLTKKQYEYVLNKEDSGKPLYLTMAKEEVKFWRSSDELTDKKEEENKNKRYLPSTQKEMIKEFIENLYQLHHNKEELVKKVFGYIVASDYTLSEEKLLEVLSLDDELMKKVQNTHHKNLTKIIPPAVWARLRFHIKDILIEDENGNLKFFHREFDDIAKEMFFNCETLCQFEKTVAKAIEKGKIEYLIQFLIVSMLKGFKNKRKKECLLNAEIAKAIIKKVQEGNCNFKNELKLFEKKLFKDLRKFFRADADYVIEVEVLFLLNWIKFYCKDEEINKIIDECNKASYPNYIQNRENLKNIDYSLFEKELNEDVALKLVRKSFVSYKFLPESLKSANFEKKAIEKNPLVLLYVSNPRFYKKELSELKNKKEWYVLCGFLKDKYIKQISLSIHPEILEFLGDMDNE, encoded by the coding sequence ATGAAAAAGGTATGGAGGGTATTCGTAAGTTCGACATTTGAGGATTTTAGACTTGAGAGAGCTTTACTTCAAAAGTTTGTATTTCCCAAAATAAAAAAAGAGGCTATAAAAAAAGGAGTGGAGTTTTTCCCTATTGATTTGAGGTGGGGAGTGCCGCAAGAAGCTCAGATAGACCAAAGGACGATGGATATATGTCTTGGTGAAGTAGAGAGGGCTACAACAGAACCTCGCCCCGATTTTTTATTATTAAGTGGTGATAGATACGGATGGGTACCTCTTCCAAGAGTAATAGAAAAGGAAGAATTTGAAGCAATAATAAACAAATTAAAAGAGTTAAATAAAAATATAGATATATTAGAAAAATGGTATGAGCTTGATTATAACCAAATACCATCTTCATATATTTTAAAATCAAGAGATGAAGTGATTGATAAAAACTATAAAGAGTGGGAAAATTGGGAAAAAGTAGAAAATGATATAAAAAAACTTTTGCAATTAGCAGTTAAAAAGTTAAATCTGGATGAAGAAAAAAAAGAAAAATATTTTATATCCGCTACTCATCAGGAATTTAGAACTTTTTTAAATCATATTGGAAAAGATAATATACAAAATCATATATTTGCAATTATGAGAGAGTTTGAGGATAAAGATGAAATAACTGATAAAAAGTTAGTTGAAGATACTTCTGAACTAAAAAACTTTAAAGATGAAATTAAAAAAAATCTAAAAAATGAAAATCTAAAAGAAGAAAATATTTGTGAAACGTCGGTTTCGGTAGAAATTTATAAAAAAGTTGATGAAATAGAAGAATTGATAGAAAAAAGTGAGAACTTTAATGAGTTTATTGAAAAATTGAATGATGATGAAATAAAGAAATATTTTATTAAATTAAAGGAGTTTGTAAAAAACAAACTTTTACAATCGGTTCAAAATTATGATTTCAATGAGTTAAGTGAAGAGGAACTTCAAGAGGATTTTTTAAATCATCTGCTTAGTAAATCTTTTATCGGCAGGGATAAAGAGATGAAAGAGGTTTATGAGAGAATAAAAAGAGGTGAGGATATATTGATAGTTGGAGAAGGAGGTGTGGGAAAGTCTGCTTTTATGGCTAATCTCATAAATAAAGCTAAAGAAGATAAACTAAATGTAAAATATGTATTTGTAGGTGCTACTCAAAACTCAATTCTTTGTGAAGATATTGTAAAGTTTATTGAAAATGTAGAAGATAATAGTATTGTTTTTATTGATGCTTTTGATCAGATTAAATTTGATAAAAATTGTAATATAAATAAATTTTTTGATGCTATAAGAAATAAAAAAGCACAGTTTGTAATTTCTAAATTAAACAATAAACAAACATTAAATTTAAAAAACTTTGAAAAGTTTCCATTACAAGATATTTCAAAAGATGAAGCAAAAGATTTACTCAAAATATTATTAAAAAAAGAAAACAGAACACTTACTAAAAAGCAATACGAATATGTTTTAAATAAAGAAGATTCAGGAAAGCCTCTATATCTTACAATGGCGAAAGAAGAGGTTAAGTTTTGGAGAAGCAGTGATGAACTGACAGACAAAAAAGAAGAAGAAAATAAAAATAAAAGATATTTACCGTCAACACAAAAAGAGATGATAAAAGAGTTTATTGAGAATTTATATCAATTACATCATAATAAAGAAGAATTGGTTAAGAAAGTGTTCGGATATATCGTTGCGAGTGATTATACGTTAAGTGAAGAAAAACTTCTTGAAGTTTTATCTTTAGACGATGAACTGATGAAAAAAGTACAAAACACACACCATAAAAATTTGACAAAGATAATACCGCCTGCAGTATGGGCGAGGCTTAGATTTCATATAAAAGATATTTTGATTGAAGATGAAAACGGAAATCTTAAGTTTTTTCACAGGGAGTTTGATGATATAGCAAAAGAGATGTTTTTTAATTGTGAAACGTTGTGTCAGTTTGAAAAAACAGTTGCAAAAGCAATTGAAAAAGGGAAAATTGAATATTTGATTCAATTTTTGATTGTCAGTATGTTAAAGGGATTTAAAAATAAAAGAAAAAAAGAATGTTTGTTAAATGCAGAAATTGCAAAAGCAATCATAAAAAAAGTACAAGAGGGGAATTGTAATTTTAAAAACGAATTAAAACTATTTGAAAAAAAATTATTTAAGGATTTAAGAAAATTTTTCAGAGCGGATGCCGATTATGTTATAGAAGTTGAGGTTCTGTTTTTACTTAATTGGATTAAATTTTATTGTAAAGATGAAGAAATCAATAAAATAATTGACGAGTGTAATAAAGCGTCTTATCCGAATTATATTCAAAATAGAGAAAATTTAAAAAACATTGATTATTCTTTATTCGAAAAAGAGTTGAATGAAGATGTAGCGTTGAAGTTAGTGAGGAAAAGTTTTGTTTCGTATAAATTTTTGCCGGAGAGTTTAAAAAGTGCAAATTTTGAAAAAAAAGCAATTGAGAAAAATCCATTGGTTTTGTTGTATGTTAGTAATCCAAGATTTTATAAAAAAGAACTGTCGGAATTGAAAAATAAAAAAGAATGGTATGTTTTGTGCGGTTTTTTAAAAGATAAATATATTAAGCAGATATCTCTTTCTATTCATCCGGAAATTTTAGAATTTTTAGGAGATATGGATAATGAATAA
- a CDS encoding NAD-binding protein, protein MKKLFLLFNKLYRKKVLFSIILLSIALIFGIYGNYKIYGDFFKSITTTLSYFGLNSPDKVNWEVLVSFILIVIVIFLGTIVLVLRNKMDVFLMKNSLKDKNIVLFGFGEINKNFLENFKDSNREENIIVVDKEDKNFDEFWEKGYVFLKKEINEELLNLFDFENTIDIIVALGNDRINIDTALKLLDKLKDIKTETKLIVHIDDSDIGEIFFEKMEEIKQIENKNVLVNIKVFSLKTEIVDDLFDKYVFKLVPYEYARLNGDKSELKIAILGNSDLNLEIIKRIFINFVFPNNLKIKLFLIDENEKEFLEKVKYETNFSNQKYPHIILQSKKLTYDLLKDKRFWLQDDLIDVIIAFDDEDKNLKIAIDLFEKVFVHQEKKNLKYPNLFFAMFDELSFSDYIDKNKNHFKNFFTFGNLKEILSVENLLDDEKFEIAMKIHSSWDKEKDIKKAWYSTSLSNRLSSIAQYEHIPLKLLSLGFGISKDDENDEVEKYENIIQKIKRENIGFEEFLQSGDYFALCNTEHRRWMAYHFINNWEYDDFEGKDKQEKEYKKSLKLHHCLTDFKNFKYDSVKKTFSYDFNAYEYIPEYLKGKYKVVKVSKENESE, encoded by the coding sequence ATGAAAAAATTGTTTTTGTTGTTTAATAAACTTTACCGAAAAAAGGTATTGTTTAGCATAATTTTGTTAAGTATTGCTTTGATTTTTGGAATTTATGGGAATTATAAGATTTATGGGGATTTTTTTAAGAGTATAACTACGACTTTAAGTTATTTCGGGTTGAATTCTCCTGATAAAGTGAATTGGGAAGTTTTGGTATCTTTTATATTGATAGTTATTGTAATTTTTTTAGGGACTATAGTTTTGGTATTAAGAAATAAAATGGATGTTTTTTTAATGAAAAATAGTTTGAAAGATAAGAATATTGTCCTGTTTGGGTTTGGGGAGATTAATAAAAATTTTTTAGAGAATTTTAAAGATTCAAATAGAGAGGAAAATATTATTGTAGTTGATAAAGAAGATAAAAATTTTGATGAATTTTGGGAAAAAGGATACGTGTTTCTAAAAAAAGAAATAAATGAAGAATTACTTAATTTGTTTGATTTTGAAAATACTATCGATATCATAGTTGCACTTGGGAATGACAGAATTAATATTGATACGGCATTAAAACTTCTTGACAAATTAAAGGATATAAAGACAGAAACGAAACTGATAGTTCATATAGATGATTCGGATATCGGAGAGATTTTCTTTGAAAAAATGGAAGAAATAAAACAAATTGAAAATAAAAACGTTTTGGTAAATATTAAAGTTTTCTCGTTAAAAACTGAAATAGTTGATGATTTATTTGACAAATATGTTTTTAAACTTGTTCCTTATGAATATGCAAGATTAAATGGAGATAAGAGTGAATTAAAAATAGCAATATTGGGAAATTCGGATTTGAATTTAGAAATTATTAAAAGAATATTTATTAATTTTGTTTTTCCCAATAATTTAAAAATCAAACTTTTTTTAATTGATGAAAATGAAAAAGAGTTTTTAGAAAAAGTGAAGTATGAAACTAATTTTTCTAATCAAAAATATCCGCATATAATTTTGCAATCTAAAAAATTAACTTATGATTTATTAAAAGATAAAAGATTTTGGCTGCAAGATGATTTGATAGATGTAATAATTGCATTTGATGATGAAGATAAAAATTTAAAAATTGCTATTGATTTATTTGAAAAAGTTTTTGTTCATCAGGAGAAAAAAAACCTTAAATATCCTAATCTCTTTTTTGCAATGTTTGATGAATTATCTTTTAGTGACTATATTGATAAAAACAAAAATCACTTCAAAAACTTTTTTACATTCGGAAATTTAAAAGAGATTTTGAGTGTTGAAAATTTGCTCGATGATGAAAAGTTTGAAATTGCGATGAAAATTCATAGTAGTTGGGATAAAGAAAAAGATATAAAAAAGGCTTGGTATTCTACTTCTTTATCAAATAGATTATCAAGTATCGCTCAATATGAACATATTCCTTTAAAACTGTTGTCTTTAGGATTTGGAATATCAAAAGATGACGAAAATGATGAAGTTGAAAAATATGAAAATATAATTCAAAAAATTAAACGAGAAAATATAGGATTTGAGGAATTTTTACAGTCCGGTGATTATTTCGCACTTTGTAATACCGAACATCGTAGATGGATGGCTTATCATTTTATAAATAATTGGGAATATGATGATTTTGAAGGTAAAGATAAGCAAGAAAAAGAGTATAAAAAATCTTTGAAATTACATCATTGTCTGACTGATTTTAAAAACTTCAAATATGATTCGGTTAAAAAGACTTTTAGTTATGATTTTAATGCTTATGAATATATACCCGAATATTTAAAAGGAAAATATAAAGTTGTGAAAGTTTCGAAAGAAAATGAATCTGAATAA
- a CDS encoding AAA family ATPase yields the protein MNNFNNDVLEFRNLYKELKEKYDKEKYIYFLGLYEDLVLNFWVNDIKSLDENTKLFLEIFLGLTKERDIDEIKLTIIKLKKIKKFLLKKGLYNTKTYKRLKILKKLIRKFDMEEFSNEIKLMELETDFLVEPTIENFKKLINFAQEYIDELCYRGNKEKIVSIIRDVYSVLKTKEYDSYIAVLIEKTVKKCEIDIKAIVDIIKEVLEKYGSNDKEELPLYFLTVLINVYKKYYKKDEYILNYDEEFRKKTETIDNNFSIEDISETDSSIWNPIEIAKKLKKELPKYIYGQDHVIEKIVDNFKNNLLNNIGPRATFLFLGPPATGKTYMAEVLSKLIDGYKFKMFNMEQFTHEDGGITLYGSDFKYSKARPGYLTDFVLKNPESIIVFDEIEKAHPVVQNTLLSIFNNGKMVDKCGWVKIDGKYVPFDGKKADEDDDYPKYPEIQEVDFSKTILIFTSNVGKALYNSEFFWELVKNDYDRAEDMIIEALQKEKSFTPPFLSRLLSGELLLFKKLDFMSLVKVVKNSFESYKQKIYENYNIEFKDIDELIYYFIVLSYAPRIDVRRLKSKAGSSFFDLISDYVVENYVDLSEKKEVKIEISKKVKDYYEKNIVPIIENDDIVKYMFRRNLTLRIEKDIELKNNTFIYKIVNIYFEKVKRVNDFGENGIILDIPQVSFDNIAGHVNAKKRLKEIVRLLKNPKIVQEKGIEIPKGMLLYGPPGTGKTMLAKALANEAGLPFIATTGTDLLNIETIDKIFDTAREYAPSIVFIDEFDAIGNRGKNDGREIVINKLLSKINGFSDSNDVFIIAATNYPEKIDPALLRSGRIDLLVEIKSLDKEARKFFIKKIIESFKTQGDFDLDMLVVYTTGMNGSDLEKVKREVGLLMIRKGYEFLTQELLIEVINTLKYGEKIEVNIEKTLKSTAIHEAGHAVVSKILRPEIAIEQITIVPRKKALGFVAFNDEDGYKKLTKQDIKKQIQILLAGRYSQIKKFNEEGIDTGASDDLEKASFLAFKAITEYGMDEEIKNINIKNLPSYYESTIEKRILEWLKEAEENVKKVIDEHWDIIEKLADYLIEKEYIDGKEFLKFFEKGKK from the coding sequence ATGAATAATTTTAATAATGATGTTTTAGAGTTTCGAAATTTATACAAAGAACTTAAAGAAAAGTACGATAAAGAAAAATATATTTATTTTTTAGGTTTATATGAAGATTTGGTATTAAATTTTTGGGTAAATGATATAAAAAGTTTGGATGAAAATACTAAATTGTTTTTGGAAATTTTTTTAGGTTTGACAAAAGAAAGAGATATTGATGAAATTAAACTGACAATTATAAAATTAAAAAAAATAAAAAAATTCTTATTGAAAAAAGGGTTATATAATACTAAGACATATAAACGTTTAAAAATATTAAAAAAATTAATAAGGAAATTTGATATGGAAGAATTTTCAAATGAAATAAAATTAATGGAGCTTGAAACAGATTTTTTAGTAGAACCTACAATTGAAAATTTTAAAAAATTGATTAATTTTGCACAAGAATATATTGATGAGTTATGCTACAGAGGAAATAAAGAAAAGATTGTTTCTATAATAAGAGATGTGTATAGTGTATTAAAAACAAAAGAATATGACAGTTATATAGCGGTTTTAATAGAAAAAACTGTTAAAAAATGCGAAATAGATATAAAAGCAATTGTAGATATTATAAAAGAAGTTTTGGAAAAATATGGATCAAATGATAAAGAAGAATTACCTCTTTATTTTTTGACGGTGTTAATTAATGTTTATAAAAAATATTATAAAAAAGATGAATATATTCTAAATTATGATGAAGAGTTTCGTAAAAAAACAGAAACGATAGATAATAATTTTAGCATAGAAGACATCAGCGAAACAGATTCTTCAATATGGAATCCTATTGAAATTGCTAAAAAACTTAAAAAAGAGCTTCCCAAATATATATACGGACAAGACCATGTAATTGAAAAAATTGTGGATAATTTTAAAAATAATCTTTTAAATAATATTGGGCCGAGGGCTACTTTTCTTTTTTTAGGACCTCCTGCCACAGGAAAAACATATATGGCGGAAGTGCTATCGAAATTGATAGACGGATATAAATTCAAAATGTTTAATATGGAGCAGTTTACCCACGAAGACGGAGGTATTACATTATACGGTAGCGATTTTAAATATTCTAAAGCAAGACCCGGATATTTGACCGATTTCGTTTTAAAAAATCCTGAGTCGATTATAGTGTTTGATGAAATAGAAAAAGCTCATCCGGTGGTACAAAATACGCTTTTGTCGATTTTTAATAACGGAAAAATGGTGGATAAATGCGGATGGGTAAAGATTGACGGGAAATATGTTCCTTTTGACGGTAAAAAAGCTGATGAAGACGATGATTATCCTAAATATCCGGAAATTCAGGAAGTTGATTTTTCAAAAACGATACTTATTTTTACTTCAAATGTAGGAAAAGCACTTTATAATTCGGAGTTTTTTTGGGAACTTGTAAAAAATGATTATGACAGAGCGGAAGATATGATAATCGAAGCACTTCAAAAGGAAAAATCTTTTACTCCTCCTTTTTTATCGAGATTGTTAAGCGGTGAGTTGCTTTTGTTTAAAAAATTGGATTTTATGAGTTTGGTAAAAGTAGTTAAAAACTCATTTGAATCTTATAAACAGAAAATTTATGAAAATTATAATATCGAATTTAAAGATATTGATGAATTAATTTATTATTTTATAGTCTTAAGTTATGCTCCGAGAATTGATGTAAGAAGGCTAAAATCAAAAGCCGGTAGTAGTTTTTTTGATTTAATAAGTGACTATGTGGTTGAGAATTATGTTGATTTGTCTGAGAAAAAAGAAGTAAAAATAGAAATTTCAAAGAAAGTAAAAGATTATTATGAAAAAAACATCGTTCCTATAATTGAAAATGATGATATTGTTAAATATATGTTTAGAAGAAATTTGACTTTAAGAATAGAAAAAGATATAGAATTGAAGAACAATACGTTCATTTATAAAATAGTTAATATATATTTTGAAAAAGTAAAAAGAGTTAATGATTTCGGAGAAAACGGAATTATTTTGGATATACCACAAGTTAGTTTTGACAATATAGCCGGGCATGTAAATGCGAAAAAAAGATTAAAAGAAATCGTTAGATTACTCAAAAATCCAAAAATAGTTCAAGAAAAAGGAATTGAAATACCAAAAGGTATGCTGCTTTACGGACCTCCGGGAACCGGGAAAACTATGCTCGCAAAAGCTCTTGCAAATGAAGCGGGATTGCCGTTTATTGCGACAACGGGAACAGATTTATTGAATATTGAAACAATAGATAAAATTTTTGATACGGCAAGAGAATATGCTCCGAGTATTGTGTTTATTGATGAGTTTGACGCTATTGGAAATAGAGGGAAAAATGACGGAAGAGAGATTGTGATAAATAAATTATTATCAAAAATAAACGGCTTTTCGGATAGTAATGACGTTTTTATTATTGCCGCTACAAATTATCCTGAAAAAATAGACCCTGCATTATTACGTTCCGGTAGGATTGATTTATTGGTGGAAATAAAATCTCTTGATAAAGAGGCAAGAAAGTTTTTTATTAAAAAAATAATAGAGAGTTTTAAAACACAAGGTGATTTTGACTTGGATATGTTGGTGGTATATACAACGGGTATGAACGGTTCTGATTTGGAAAAAGTAAAAAGGGAAGTAGGCCTTCTTATGATAAGAAAAGGATATGAGTTTTTAACGCAAGAACTATTAATAGAAGTTATTAATACTTTAAAATATGGAGAAAAAATAGAAGTGAATATTGAAAAAACTTTAAAATCTACGGCAATTCACGAAGCGGGTCATGCAGTTGTTTCTAAGATTTTAAGGCCTGAAATAGCAATAGAACAGATAACTATCGTACCGAGAAAAAAGGCATTGGGATTTGTCGCGTTTAATGATGAAGATGGGTATAAAAAATTAACAAAGCAAGATATTAAAAAACAAATTCAAATATTATTGGCAGGAAGATATTCTCAAATTAAAAAATTTAATGAAGAAGGTATAGATACGGGAGCAAGTGATGATTTGGAAAAAGCTTCGTTTTTAGCTTTTAAAGCTATTACCGAATATGGAATGGATGAAGAAATCAAAAATATTAATATAAAAAATTTACCCTCTTATTATGAGAGTACTATTGAAAAAAGAATTTTGGAGTGGTTGAAAGAGGCTGAAGAAAATGTAAAAAAAGTTATTGATGAACATTGGGATATTATAGAAAAATTAGCGGATTATTTGATTGAAAAAGAGTATATCGACGGGAAAGAGTTTTTAAAATTTTTTGAAAAAGGTAAAAAATGA
- a CDS encoding adenylyltransferase/cytidyltransferase family protein, whose amino-acid sequence MKYGVIIGRFQPFHKGHEYVVRSIIKKGYKPIIMIGSPNVKNEKNPLSFEKRKELIEMIFDDVIIEPLEDNENWDIWYEDILRIIKKHTDELEKITFFIHIKSNDKDTFIFKGKEYKGVHYVKIFEDEGFEVINLDKFTNKNQYIHATDIRKDENYAKEHLDEKIYKRLKDWGFWGNF is encoded by the coding sequence ATGAAATATGGAGTAATAATAGGGCGTTTTCAGCCGTTTCATAAGGGGCATGAATATGTTGTTAGGAGTATTATCAAAAAAGGATATAAGCCGATAATAATGATAGGTTCTCCTAATGTCAAAAACGAAAAAAATCCTTTGAGTTTTGAAAAGAGAAAAGAATTGATTGAGATGATTTTTGATGATGTAATTATAGAACCTTTAGAAGATAACGAAAATTGGGATATTTGGTATGAAGATATATTGCGAATTATTAAAAAACATACTGATGAATTAGAAAAAATTACGTTTTTTATTCATATAAAATCAAATGACAAAGATACTTTTATTTTTAAGGGCAAAGAGTATAAAGGCGTTCATTATGTCAAAATATTTGAAGATGAAGGGTTTGAGGTAATTAATCTGGATAAGTTTACGAATAAAAATCAATACATTCACGCAACCGATATCAGAAAAGATGAAAATTATGCAAAAGAGCATTTAGACGAAAAAATTTATAAAAGATTAAAAGATTGGGGCTTTTGGGGTAATTTTTAA
- a CDS encoding protein kinase domain-containing protein, which produces MKFWDGISSKIGINEAVKGKKKNYVINKFLGIGSFNNAYLANEKVFLKQYTYPIGKHKNFPKFKNRLKKIYDKINYLNYTENIIELFEYKDHCFIARKYEKAKTLKKYISRNPSIENRINLLKKLILPLFEIHQNGIIHTDLKPEQFLILEDKIILIDFDHCIDEGLNINAPALTNYWYSPEHIKYENISFHSDVFTFGLIVYKLLTNIHPFYEMIKTGRYEEAILNKKGYVPINQIYKNTLPTHLAECIDFMIEPDFKNRPTTSEVYDVFTNIV; this is translated from the coding sequence ATGAAGTTTTGGGACGGGATTAGTTCTAAAATAGGTATTAATGAAGCTGTAAAAGGTAAGAAGAAAAACTATGTAATTAATAAGTTTTTAGGAATTGGAAGTTTTAATAATGCATATTTGGCAAATGAAAAAGTATTTTTAAAACAATATACTTATCCTATTGGAAAACATAAAAATTTTCCAAAATTCAAAAATAGACTTAAAAAAATTTATGATAAAATCAATTATTTAAATTATACGGAAAATATTATCGAACTTTTTGAGTATAAAGACCATTGTTTTATCGCACGCAAATATGAAAAAGCGAAAACTTTAAAAAAATACATATCTCGAAATCCTTCTATAGAAAACAGGATTAATCTATTAAAAAAGCTGATTTTACCTCTTTTTGAAATTCATCAAAACGGGATTATTCATACTGATTTAAAGCCTGAACAGTTTTTGATTTTAGAAGACAAAATTATTTTGATTGATTTTGACCATTGTATAGATGAAGGGCTTAATATAAACGCTCCCGCACTTACGAACTATTGGTATTCGCCGGAGCATATAAAATACGAAAATATATCTTTTCATTCTGATGTTTTTACTTTTGGGCTTATTGTTTATAAGCTTTTAACTAATATTCATCCGTTTTATGAAATGATAAAGACTGGCAGATATGAAGAAGCAATTTTAAATAAAAAAGGATATGTACCTATCAATCAGATTTATAAAAACACCCTTCCTACTCATTTAGCAGAGTGTATTGACTTTATGATTGAGCCTGATTTTAAAAACAGACCCACTACCTCTGAAGTTTATGATGTTTTTACTAATATCGTGTGA
- a CDS encoding vWA domain-containing protein has protein sequence MGFENITLPQEESIKRKADVVFVIDNSGSMGPVKDEVKKHIKDLVNKLEKEDVESRLGFVFYGHDAIYVKHFTDDVDEFLESFKEVQTKDTGWNEFTLPAIDLAADLDWREGAHRYIVIFTNEDIYGGYESDEQIAKFDWLLEKLKKLNIKVFYIGEDCDYYRKFKELPNSMYIVTKDFKNLDFKELFDSMAKSISQSSVKKFESDDNVEKDIFNVRDFSTFMVRVFDI, from the coding sequence ATGGGTTTTGAAAATATTACGTTGCCGCAAGAAGAAAGCATAAAAAGAAAAGCGGATGTGGTTTTTGTTATAGATAATTCGGGAAGCATGGGGCCGGTAAAGGATGAAGTTAAAAAGCATATTAAAGATTTGGTAAATAAGCTTGAGAAAGAAGATGTTGAGAGTAGGCTCGGATTTGTATTTTACGGGCATGATGCGATATATGTTAAGCATTTTACGGATGATGTGGATGAGTTTTTGGAATCTTTCAAAGAAGTACAGACTAAAGATACGGGATGGAATGAATTTACTCTTCCGGCAATCGATTTGGCCGCCGATTTGGATTGGAGGGAAGGAGCTCATAGGTATATTGTGATTTTCACTAATGAAGACATTTACGGCGGATATGAAAGTGACGAACAAATTGCTAAATTTGACTGGCTTTTGGAAAAACTAAAAAAATTGAATATAAAAGTTTTTTATATAGGAGAAGATTGCGATTATTATAGAAAATTTAAAGAACTTCCAAACTCAATGTATATCGTGACAAAAGATTTTAAAAATTTGGACTTTAAAGAGCTTTTTGATTCTATGGCAAAAAGTATTTCTCAAAGTAGTGTTAAGAAATTTGAAAGTGACGATAATGTTGAAAAAGATATATTTAACGTACGAGACTTTTCAACGTTTATGGTGAGAGTATTTGATATATGA